Part of the Cupriavidus basilensis genome is shown below.
TTGCGAGAGCTCGGCGCGGAGAAATTCTCGCGCTGGATGCTGGAGCAGAAGCGGGTGCTGCTGACCGACACGACTATGCGCGATGCGCACCAGTCGCTGTTCGCCACGCGCATGCGCACTGCTGACATGCTGCCGATCGCGCCGTTCTATGCCCGCGAACTGCCCCAACTGTTCTCGATGGAGTGCTGGGGCGGGGCGACATTCGACGTGGCGCTGCGCTTCCTGAAGGAAGATCCGTGGCAACGTCTTGAGCAACTGCGCGAGCGCGTGCCCAACATCCTGTTCCAGATGCTGCTGCGCGGCTCGAACGCGGTCGGCTACACGAACTATGCGGACAACGTGGTGAAGTTCTTCGTCCGCCAGGCCGCCAGCGCCGGCGTGGACGTGTTCCGCGTGTTCGATTCGCTGAATTGGGTGCGCAACATGCGTGTGGCGATCGACGCCGTATGCGATAGCGGTGCACTGTGCGAGGGCGCAATCTGCTACACCGGGGACATTTTCGACGGCTCCCGCCCTAAATACGACCTGAAGTACTACGTCGGGATCGCGCGCGAACTGCAGGCTGCCGGCGTGCACGTGCTTGGCATCAAGGACATGGCGGAGATCTGCCGTCCGCAGGCTGCCGCCGCGCTGGTGAAGGCGCTCAAGGAAGAGACGGGCCTCCCCGTGCATTTCCACACCCACGATACCAGCGGCATTTCGGCCGCTTCCGCGCTGGCTGCCATCGATGCCGGCTGCGATGCGGTCGATGGCGCGCTGGATGCGATGAGCGGGCTGACCTCGCAACCCAACCTGTCGAGCATCGCGGCGGCACTGGCCGGCAGCGAGCGCGCCTCCGGACTCGACCTGGAGCGTCTGCATGAGGCGTCGATGTACTGGGAGGGCGTCCGTCGCTACTACGCACCGTTCGAATCGGAGATCCGCGCCGGCACGGCCGATGTTTACCGCCATGAGATGCCCGGTGGCCAGTACACGAACCTGCGCGAGCAGGCCCGCTCGCTCGGCATCGAGCATCGCTGGACCGAGGTGTCGCGCGCGTACGCCGATGTCAACAAGATGTTCGGCGACATCGTGAAGGTGACGCCGACTTCCAAGGTGGTGGGCGACATGGCACTGATGATGGTGGCCAACGACATGAGTGCTGCCGATGTCTGCGATCCGGGCAAGGAGATTGCCTTTCCCGAATCGGTGGTCTCCCTGTTCAAGGGGGAACTCGGCTTCCCGCCAGATGGCTTCCCGGCGGCACTCTCGCGCAAGGTCCTGCGCGGGGAGCCGCCCGCGCCTTATCGGCCGGGCGACCAGATACCGGCAGTCGATCTGGCGGCGGCGCGTGCCGCGGGCGAAGCGGCCTGCGAGCAGGCGCTCGACGACCGGCAGCTCGCTTCTTACCTGATGTATCCGAAGCAGGCGATCGCCTACCACGCGCATGTGCGGACCTATAGCGATACGTCAGTCGTACCGACGCCGGCCTTCCTGTATGGCCTGCAGCCGCAGGAAGAAACGGCCGTCGACCTCGAGCCGGGCAAGACGCTGCTGGTGTCGCTGCAGGGCATGCACCCGGACGCCGAAGAGGGCAACATCAAGGTCCAGTTCGAGCTGAACGGCCAGTCGCGAACGGCGCTGGTCGAACAGCGCAGCGCCGCGCATGCGGCGGTGGTGCGCCACAGCCGTCCGGTTGCCGAACCTGGCAATCCGCTGCATGTTGCCGCGCCGATGCCGGGCGCGATCGTGACGGTGGCGGTGCAGCCGGGACAGCGCGTGGCCGCAGGCACGACGCTGCTTGCGCTGGAGGCGATGAAGATGGAAACCCACATCGCGGCCGATCGCGATTGTGAGATTGCCGCAGTACATGTGCAGCAGGGCGACCGAGTGGCGGCGAAGGACTTGTTGATCGAACTCAGGCTTTGAGGTTGAGCGCCTATTTGCGCCGATCCGAAAGTAGGGATCCGGAATGGGGCGGCAGGGGCCTCTCGCGGCGTCACCAGGGCCAGCGCTTCGCGAGCCTCTCGTGGCGTACGGACTTCACCGGCCGCCATCAAGGGAACGCGGCCATGGCGCTGGCGCTGATCAGTTCGCCGTTCGGGATCAGGCTGGGAATGAATCGGTCGTCGTAGGCCGCGAATTCCTTGGTGAAGCCGATGCCGCCGGCCTGCACGTGGGTGCAGCCTGTCAAGACGAGACCCACACCTTTTGCGCGAGCGCGGTACCAGGCCAGCTCTTGGTCGGAGATGCTTTCGTCGGCGTTCTAGGACCAGGTGGTCATCGGCGCCATCACCACGCGATTGCGCAGTGTGATGCCGTTGGCGAATGAAAATGTTTGGAACAGGAAGTCGTTAGATGATGTCATGCTTGATCTTCAAATCTGATGTCTTACGCCGATGTCTTACGCCGATGGCGCAAGTGCCGAAGCCCTGAAAGAGCATCAACGCCCGGATTGAGGCGCGAACCATTCGTCGTCGATGGCGCGCAGCATCTCGTCAGGCGGCATCCGGGAGGCGGCGTGAAGGAGCAGACCACCTGCCTCTACGCCAGGAAGCTGGCAGATAATGGCTTCGTCGCCATTGCCTACGACGCTTCCTACCAAGGCGAAAGCACGGGCGAGTTCAGACCTGCGGTGGCATATGGGGCACCTAATTCACCCTGGGGCATGGCCCGAGCCTGTCGCTTGAGTTCGAATGGTAGGAAGCGTATTGACAACCAGCAAGCCATTGGCATCTACTGCACATGTAAATCTGGCTTAACAATGAGGCAAGATGGATCCGTCCAAAATACCCTCGCTCGCTTGGTTCTCTCTCATCGCACAGCACGGTAGTTTCACAAAGGCTGCAGCGGAGATGGGGATCACGCGGGCGGCGCTGTCGCAGAGTCTTAAGACCCTGGAGCGGCAACTGAATGTCAAGCTCATTTACCGCACGACGCGCGACATGTCGTTGACAGAGGAAGGGCAGCGCCTGTTCGACCAGATCCGTCCGGCATTCGGGACCATTGAGCAAGCCGTGCGCAGCGTAGGCGAAGCCAATACGTCCCCATCGGGTCTGTTGCGAATCAACACGTCGAGGATTGCATCCCGGAACCTGATTGAACCGCATCTTGCGGAATTCCTGGCGCGCTATCCCCAGTTGAAGCTGGAAATCTTGCTGGATGACGGGTTTTCCAACATTGTGGCGGATGGATGTGACGCAGGCATCCGCATGGGAGAAAGCCTGGCGCAACATGTCGTGGCTGTCCCGATTTCGCCGTCGTTGGAGATGGCCGTCGTTGCGTCGCCTGACTACTTCAAGCGCCGCGGTGTGCCTGAGTCTCCCGCTGATCTGGCCAAGCATGACTGCGTGGCTTACCGACACACATCGAGCGGAGCCATCTTTCGGTGGGAGTTCAGTTCCCCGGAGCCGAATGGCCATGCGTTCGTTGTGGTGCCTCAGGGGTCCTTGATCACCAATGATGACGACAGCATGATTCGCATGGCCCTTCAAGGCGCCGGACTCGTCCAACATGTGGATATTGCGGTGCGCCACCTGATAGCGGACGGTTCATTGATGCGCGTCCTTCAGCCTTGGTGCAAGCCTTTTGCGGGGTTCTACCTCTATGTTCCCTCGCGCGCTCAGATGCCCCTGAAGGTTCGCGTCGTCATGGACTTTCTGATTGAAAAGAGAGGCCTCCTGGAGGCCGAAAAATCGGCTTTGGAGAATAGGCGGCGAAACATGAAGAAGCGACGTGCAACGGGATAAAGGCGCTGCCGAAGCGGCCCCTGAATCAGTGCGCCTCTCTGAGCATGAAGCGGGCCATTGAAGGAGACACTGGCCGTCGCGCGCGTGGCGCCGACCAAAACACGTGGGCAGCGTGCTGCTTTGGGAGAGAATCCGGCACGACGCGTGGAAGGGTTGGCGCTCTACTTTTCCTGCTGCCGCGCCAGCAGGCGCATGAGCTTGCCAAAGTCATCGACCTGCTCGAGGTGCAGCACGCTGTCCAGGACCTTGTCGATGGTCGCGACTGGAAGAAGACCATCGACGAAGGTGCGGAACTTGCAAACCAGTTCCTCCGTGGTCATGTAGGTCTGCGGGTCGGCGGAAGGGGTGCCCTTGGGGAAATGCTTCTCGGCAGCGAACGTCTGGCCACGTGCACGAATCTCGACGCGTGACGGGCGGCTGGTGATGTCTGCGGAAATGGACTGGAAGTAGGTCGGGTGTGTTTCCAGTTTTACCCGGTGCATCAAGGTCATGACCGACGGGTCGAAAACGACGGACGGGTCCTGCCATTGTCTGCCGGGTGGGATGCGGTGAGCAGCGACAGCCAGGCCATGCGCGAAGCAGAACTGCGCGTCATGCAGTTCAGTAATCTCGTGGTTCGTGAAGCAAGGTAGCTCGTAGGCCCAGCCCTCTCCGTAGGAAGTGATGCCCTCGATTTCCTCGACACGTATGTTGTGCTGCGCCACGAGATCGATCAGGATATCCAGGGGTGCGTGCATGACGCGGCAGTGCGGATAAGGCTTGAACATCTGGAAGGCGGGGAAACGCCATTCCTCGCCGAGGCCCGTGGTGAGAAGCTCGGGTGACCAGCGCGCGGTGCCGATAAAGCGCGGATAGCCGAATTCCTCGTCATCGAGCATCTGCAGGTCACCGCGGTGGCCGAGATCGCCCATGTCGGCCGCCGACAGGGCAGCATTGGTCAACGCGCCGGCCATCTGGTACTTGATGGTCGCTGTCGGCGTGTGCATGAACCAGGCACGCTGCGAGTTGACGGGCGCCGTGGCGGCGGCGAT
Proteins encoded:
- a CDS encoding pyruvate carboxylase codes for the protein MDYTPIKSLLIANRSEIAIRVMRAAAEMNIRTVAIYSKEDRLALHRFKADESYLVGEGKKPLAAYLDIDDILRIARQAKVDAIHPGYGFLSENPDFAQAVMDAGIRWIGPSPEVMRKLGNKVAARNAAIEAGVPVMPATDPLPRDLDECKRLAAGIGYPLMLKASWGGGGRGMRMLENEQDLETALPAARREALSAFGNDEVYVEKLVRNARHVEVQALGDAHGNLVHLYERDCTVQRRNQKVVERAPAPYLDDAGRAALCDAAMRLMRAVGYTHAGTIEFLMDADSGQFYFIEVNPRIQVEHTVTELVTGVDIVKAQIRITEGGHIGMTENTRDADGKIVVRAAGVPEQAGISLNGHALQCRITTEDPENGFLPDYGRLSAYRSAAGFGVRLDAGTAYGGAVITPYYDSLLVKVTTWAPTAPESIRRMDRALREFRIRGVASNLQFLENVINHPAFRSGDVTTRFIDKTPELLAFTKRQDRATKLLRYLGDVCVNGHPEMSGRSLPALPLPTPVLPAVDTTGPLPTGTRDLLRELGAEKFSRWMLEQKRVLLTDTTMRDAHQSLFATRMRTADMLPIAPFYARELPQLFSMECWGGATFDVALRFLKEDPWQRLEQLRERVPNILFQMLLRGSNAVGYTNYADNVVKFFVRQAASAGVDVFRVFDSLNWVRNMRVAIDAVCDSGALCEGAICYTGDIFDGSRPKYDLKYYVGIARELQAAGVHVLGIKDMAEICRPQAAAALVKALKEETGLPVHFHTHDTSGISAASALAAIDAGCDAVDGALDAMSGLTSQPNLSSIAAALAGSERASGLDLERLHEASMYWEGVRRYYAPFESEIRAGTADVYRHEMPGGQYTNLREQARSLGIEHRWTEVSRAYADVNKMFGDIVKVTPTSKVVGDMALMMVANDMSAADVCDPGKEIAFPESVVSLFKGELGFPPDGFPAALSRKVLRGEPPAPYRPGDQIPAVDLAAARAAGEAACEQALDDRQLASYLMYPKQAIAYHAHVRTYSDTSVVPTPAFLYGLQPQEETAVDLEPGKTLLVSLQGMHPDAEEGNIKVQFELNGQSRTALVEQRSAAHAAVVRHSRPVAEPGNPLHVAAPMPGAIVTVAVQPGQRVAAGTTLLALEAMKMETHIAADRDCEIAAVHVQQGDRVAAKDLLIELRL
- a CDS encoding LysR family transcriptional regulator, whose protein sequence is MDPSKIPSLAWFSLIAQHGSFTKAAAEMGITRAALSQSLKTLERQLNVKLIYRTTRDMSLTEEGQRLFDQIRPAFGTIEQAVRSVGEANTSPSGLLRINTSRIASRNLIEPHLAEFLARYPQLKLEILLDDGFSNIVADGCDAGIRMGESLAQHVVAVPISPSLEMAVVASPDYFKRRGVPESPADLAKHDCVAYRHTSSGAIFRWEFSSPEPNGHAFVVVPQGSLITNDDDSMIRMALQGAGLVQHVDIAVRHLIADGSLMRVLQPWCKPFAGFYLYVPSRAQMPLKVRVVMDFLIEKRGLLEAEKSALENRRRNMKKRRATG
- a CDS encoding MmgE/PrpD family protein → MGKTIIERLAEFSAKADIARLPANVIEECKRDILDSIGCALAGMEHPKGRIGIEAGRRLGGTGGSATIIGTGDKSTPHGAAFANGEMINALDADSVLLPGHVSPYVLPGAFASAEVHQRSGSDLIAAVAVSHEISCRLGAAMSGYRDTKDGTAAHTSVVGYSSTVFGATASAAKLKGLAVDRLANALGIAAATAPVNSQRAWFMHTPTATIKYQMAGALTNAALSAADMGDLGHRGDLQMLDDEEFGYPRFIGTARWSPELLTTGLGEEWRFPAFQMFKPYPHCRVMHAPLDILIDLVAQHNIRVEEIEGITSYGEGWAYELPCFTNHEITELHDAQFCFAHGLAVAAHRIPPGRQWQDPSVVFDPSVMTLMHRVKLETHPTYFQSISADITSRPSRVEIRARGQTFAAEKHFPKGTPSADPQTYMTTEELVCKFRTFVDGLLPVATIDKVLDSVLHLEQVDDFGKLMRLLARQQEK